The genomic interval ACAAAAATTTGGGCTGtcaatttggacaaattttaatataagttTGTATATCTAAGTTGACTCAACTTTTAATTCACCATCCCAAATTTATCTTCCCAATCACAACACTAATGATTTGATGTGTGCTGCCCCACTGCTCTCAAGTTTCCTGCTCACTGGTGGTTTGGTATATGTGCCAATTGCTGCAGCTGCCACCTCTGCTTGCCTGGTGTCCTAATATTTTTGCTTTGGGAACTTATATATGTAATAAACATTATATTCATGCTGCATGTGTTTGAATGATGAGATGTGCCAAATCTAGTCTTTAAACTACATTTTGGAATGCTGTAGGTGTCTCATTATGCACATGGTTTACTAAGCTTTAGTATTGTTTTGATGTTGATTACTGCTCTAGAATCCACAAGAGAGTATTATTGGGGTcatagaataatcatccacagtTTTATAACCATGGTCATCTTTTCTTTATTTCCAATGTGAATACTTGTGCAAAGTTTTGACATGGAGGCCATAGAAGAAAATATCGGGGGCCAGGTACCACACCAACATCTTGGTTCGTACCAAATAGCCAATACCCATGCACCGCTGTCAAATGGCCCTTATTTTTCCCTTAACGAAGTCATTAAGTGGCTGATGGACGTTTGATAGCCGCCGATGACTTCAAAATTTGAACTCCAAAAAACACCATCTCAGTTTTCTTATCTGCACCTACTTGCTGAATGCTGCTGTAACTTCCCTTAGCTTCTGGCCGGGAAACAATCAAAACCTGGCCGAGTTTCTCATTTTACCATTGTGAATGATATCCTTCCCCTCGCACCTTATCAACGCATTACACATTACATTGGTCTCCCCTGTAGGGTGTCATGTTATTCATCCTTGGAATGTTTAAACGAGAAATTATGTAACCTACATTACTTTTCTATACTTGTTATACCTTTTTTAATCCATAATAGTTTATTGggatcatattttttttaattttgaggatattattatataagaaattagtattttattttatttaaatgttTTTTGATATTGCCATCAAGATAGAAATGCCGAAAGCAGAAGTACGGATCAAAAAACAGAAGctcaattcaaaaattaaaataaattaaaagcttAATTGAACATATGTTTATTTTTGTCATTAgattaaataacaattaaaaaatatgattagaagaatgaaaatgcaaaagaacacaaatttttaaaaaatagtatgATAAAAAAACGAAAAATAGTTATACAAATTTTACTTTATAGTTCTATTTTAAATCCTCTTTTTAGTGTTCCTAGAACAGTCCCCTTGTATATGAAGACTGAAGAATATATTTTTTAAGTACAAaacctatttaaaaaataaaatcacttACGcagaagtatatatatataatttaataaatgTCGATAATAAGGGATGatagggtattttttttttttttttgtatttaacaAAATTATGTACACACACTAAGTTTAcccataaaaataaaattatgttaTTAAAATAGATTTACAACATATGCaaattgtaaaatctgataatAACTAAGAGCTTAgaatgaaaactaaaaaccaacGCAAATAAATATATAGTTGATGGCGCATGTTTTGATATTTTATTGcaacaaacaaaataaaagaaaatgatacCAAACTACCTTATTCATCCAAACATTGTAAGCCCATACGTATTAGTTTTATGCATACTTGAATTGAGAACAAAGAATGCCTAGTTAAAAAATAGAACTTCGTGTTTGAAATGCCAGGAAGTAAACTGAGTAAAAGAGCAGGAAGGGCTTCAAAATCCATTTTTGTACCATAAATGAATTAAACAGTTACATCAAGAACTCGGCATTTTCTCAGTTTCAACATTTGGCAGAACGTCATTACTTGAATGAACAAAAGGACTCGATCAATCAAGAAAATGATATCATTTTTATCTACAAACAAGTACAGAGAATAGATATGCCGCTCTCAGATGAACAAGAAATTGAGAAGCCATATGCAACAGAACAGACACCAACGCCTCACATAAATGGAGAGGACCCGAGTCCGCCATATCTCAAATCATGCCGTATCCATCTTCATCATTCATTCGAATGTAGCAAACTATGGCCAATATAAATACGAAAAAGGACGAGAGCTCCATAGCCAGTGCTCCCCACCCAATGACACCAGCATGCTTTAGGATGGCTGGTATCGCTATGCTTCCAACTGCAGAAGCTCCCGTTAAGAACTTGGTAGCATTTACCCAGCTGTTTTGACCATAATTTAAAAGCAAGAATGGAAGTTGCAGGAATATTTCAGTTCCCAAGCTTAAGTTGAATAGGAGTGTTAAGCATTCCTCAATGTTTAATCCATCGGTAAACTAGTTTGGAAATGAAAGACTAACCTACTCCCAGAATCAGAGAAGAGCGAAGAGGTATTGGACCCTGCGAAGAACAGTAAGGGCATGGGAAGAAGC from Malania oleifera isolate guangnan ecotype guangnan chromosome 9, ASM2987363v1, whole genome shotgun sequence carries:
- the LOC131164122 gene encoding vacuolar protein sorting-associated protein 55 homolog isoform X1, yielding MPDLPGYMMTCLHTGKLASLAILVSGGIVLQILACALFNNWWPMLTVLMYVLLPMPLLFFAGSNTSSLFSDSGSSWVNATKFLTGASAVGSIAIPAILKHAGVIGWGALAMELSSFFVFILAIVCYIRMNDEDGYGMI
- the LOC131164122 gene encoding vacuolar protein sorting-associated protein 55 homolog isoform X2 produces the protein MPDLPGYMMTCLHTGKLASLAILVSGGIVLQILACALFNNWWPMLTGSNTSSLFSDSGSSWVNATKFLTGASAVGSIAIPAILKHAGVIGWGALAMELSSFFVFILAIVCYIRMNDEDGYGMI